A section of the Verrucomicrobium sp. GAS474 genome encodes:
- the metE gene encoding 5-methyltetrahydropteroyltriglutamate--homocysteine S-methyltransferase — MNPSPCIVVHSLGHPRIGAHRELKKAVEAYWNGKSPLADLEAAGRALRADHWRVQKNAGLDLVPVGDFSFYDSMLELSCLVGNVPPRFAYSHRAGEPVGSDTFFLMARGSRGEKTEKSEGRETCGCGHDHGAPAATRHACEMTKWFDTNYHYIVPEFHSGTRFALSSEKLFNDFEEAKAQGIAGKPVLIGPVTYLALGKVQDAANPTFDRLSLLDGLVAVYEEVLARLAKLGATWIQIDEPITALDLSAAQKAALKGAHARLAKAAAAHGLKLLVASYFGPLRDNLADFLALPANAFHYDAVRGEEEIDAFLAAFKEQAKGKILSLGIVDGRNIWKNDFDASLAVLRKAWAAVGEGNLWLAPSCSLLHSPVTLRNETSPSLDPELKSWLAFAEEKLDELAALRSFLLGTGDPAALEANRAAQAARRASPRIHNAAVARRLAAVTPSDARRVSLFRERQKLQRAKLGLPAFPTTTIGSFPQTAEVRAARAQWKKGTLSESSYEAFLEKEIAACVAFQDEIGIDMPVHGEFERNDMVEYFGEQLEGFAFTANGWVQSYGSRCVKPPILFGDVSRPRPMTVRWSAYAQTLTRRPMKGMLTGPVTILQWSFVRNDQPRSATARQIALAIRDEVVDLERVGLAAIQIDEPAIREGLPLRRADWAAYLAWAVEAFRLSASGVRDETQIHTHMCYAEFNDIIQAVADLDADVITIETSRSNMELLGAFANFNYPNEIGPGVYDIHSPRIPETGEMERLMEKAKAVLPPRNLWVNPDCGLKTRAWAEVKPALKNLVETAKRLRAGV; from the coding sequence ATGAACCCGTCCCCCTGCATCGTCGTCCACTCCCTCGGCCATCCCCGCATCGGGGCCCACCGGGAATTGAAGAAGGCCGTCGAGGCCTACTGGAACGGCAAGAGCCCGCTCGCCGACCTCGAGGCGGCGGGCCGCGCCCTCCGCGCCGACCATTGGCGCGTGCAGAAGAACGCGGGCCTCGACCTCGTCCCCGTCGGCGACTTCTCCTTCTACGACTCGATGCTCGAGCTCTCCTGCCTCGTCGGCAACGTCCCGCCCCGGTTCGCCTACTCGCACCGGGCCGGGGAGCCGGTCGGCTCCGACACCTTCTTCCTCATGGCCCGCGGCTCGCGCGGCGAAAAGACCGAAAAGAGCGAGGGCAGGGAAACGTGCGGCTGCGGCCACGACCACGGCGCCCCCGCCGCGACCCGGCACGCCTGCGAGATGACGAAGTGGTTCGACACGAACTACCACTACATCGTCCCCGAATTCCATTCCGGCACCCGCTTCGCCCTTTCCTCCGAGAAGCTCTTCAACGACTTCGAGGAGGCGAAGGCCCAGGGCATCGCCGGGAAGCCGGTCCTCATCGGCCCCGTCACCTACCTTGCCCTCGGCAAGGTCCAGGACGCGGCGAACCCGACGTTCGACCGCCTTTCCCTCCTCGACGGCCTCGTCGCCGTCTACGAGGAAGTCCTCGCCCGCCTCGCGAAACTCGGCGCGACGTGGATCCAGATCGACGAGCCGATCACGGCCCTCGATCTCTCCGCCGCCCAGAAGGCCGCGCTGAAGGGCGCCCATGCCCGCCTCGCGAAGGCCGCCGCCGCGCACGGCCTCAAGCTCCTCGTCGCCTCCTACTTCGGCCCCCTCCGCGACAACCTCGCCGACTTCCTCGCCCTCCCCGCCAACGCCTTCCATTACGACGCCGTCCGGGGCGAAGAGGAAATCGACGCCTTCCTCGCCGCCTTCAAGGAACAGGCGAAGGGGAAGATCCTCTCCCTCGGCATCGTCGACGGGCGGAACATCTGGAAGAACGACTTCGACGCATCCCTCGCCGTCCTCCGCAAGGCGTGGGCCGCCGTCGGCGAAGGCAACCTCTGGCTCGCCCCCTCGTGCTCCCTCCTCCACAGCCCCGTCACGCTGAGGAACGAGACCTCCCCCTCGCTCGATCCCGAACTGAAGAGCTGGCTCGCCTTCGCCGAGGAGAAGCTCGACGAATTGGCCGCCCTCCGCTCCTTCCTCCTCGGCACCGGCGATCCCGCCGCGCTCGAGGCGAACCGCGCCGCCCAGGCCGCCCGCCGCGCCAGCCCCCGCATCCACAACGCCGCCGTCGCCCGCCGCCTCGCCGCCGTCACCCCCTCCGACGCCCGCCGCGTCTCCCTCTTCCGCGAGCGGCAGAAGCTCCAGCGGGCGAAGCTCGGCCTCCCCGCCTTCCCCACCACCACCATCGGCTCCTTCCCGCAGACCGCCGAGGTCCGCGCCGCCCGCGCGCAGTGGAAGAAGGGGACCCTCTCCGAGTCGTCCTACGAGGCCTTCCTCGAAAAGGAGATCGCCGCGTGCGTCGCCTTCCAGGACGAGATCGGGATCGACATGCCGGTCCACGGCGAGTTCGAGCGGAACGACATGGTCGAGTACTTCGGCGAGCAGCTCGAAGGGTTCGCCTTCACCGCGAACGGCTGGGTCCAGAGCTACGGCTCCCGCTGCGTGAAGCCCCCCATCCTCTTCGGCGACGTCAGCCGTCCCCGTCCGATGACCGTCCGCTGGTCGGCCTACGCCCAGACCCTCACCCGCCGTCCGATGAAGGGGATGCTCACCGGCCCCGTCACCATCCTCCAGTGGAGCTTCGTCCGCAACGACCAGCCCCGCTCCGCGACGGCGCGACAGATCGCCCTCGCCATCCGCGACGAGGTCGTCGACCTCGAGCGCGTCGGCCTCGCCGCCATCCAGATCGACGAGCCGGCGATCCGCGAGGGCCTACCCCTCCGCCGCGCCGACTGGGCCGCCTACCTCGCCTGGGCCGTCGAGGCCTTCCGCCTCTCCGCCTCGGGCGTCCGCGACGAGACCCAGATCCACACCCACATGTGCTATGCCGAGTTCAACGACATCATCCAGGCCGTCGCCGACCTCGACGCCGACGTCATCACCATCGAGACCTCGCGGTCGAACATGGAACTCCTCGGCGCCTTCGCGAACTTCAATTACCCGAACGAGATCGGGCCGGGCGTCTACGACATCCACTCCCCCCGCATCCCCGAGACCGGCGAGATGGAGCGGCTGATGGAAAAGGCGAAGGCCGTCCTCCCGCCCCGCAACCTCTGGGTCAACCCCGACTGCGGCCTGAAGACCCGCGCCTGGGCCGAGGTGAAGCCCGCGCTGAAGAACCTCGTCGAGACGGCGAAGCGGCTCCGGGCGGGGGTGTAG
- a CDS encoding DUF1003 domain-containing protein, giving the protein MSLIPSPAPAAPHAHDNHHHPHHPRHHVRFHLPHFHLQNAFGNDWFALKAEAFARFFGTPVFLIAQTVVVFAWMVLNIVGVFHFDAYPFILLNLAFSLQAAYAAPLILLAQTRQADRDKAHAEADAQHREALAKASEERQMVSATQTAQLVELVSQNNEMTELIRNLSQRIEALTIEMHGRVLPGGK; this is encoded by the coding sequence ATGTCCCTCATCCCTTCGCCCGCTCCCGCCGCCCCCCACGCCCACGATAATCATCATCACCCCCACCATCCCCGGCACCACGTCCGGTTCCATCTTCCCCACTTCCACCTCCAGAACGCCTTCGGGAACGATTGGTTCGCGCTGAAGGCCGAGGCCTTCGCCCGCTTCTTCGGGACGCCGGTCTTCCTCATCGCGCAGACCGTCGTCGTCTTCGCGTGGATGGTGCTGAACATCGTGGGGGTCTTCCACTTCGACGCCTACCCCTTCATCCTGCTGAACCTCGCCTTCAGTCTCCAGGCCGCCTACGCCGCCCCGCTCATCCTCCTCGCCCAGACTCGGCAGGCCGACCGCGACAAGGCCCACGCCGAGGCCGACGCGCAGCACCGCGAGGCCCTCGCCAAGGCGAGCGAGGAACGGCAGATGGTCTCGGCGACGCAGACCGCCCAGCTCGTCGAGCTCGTCAGCCAGAACAACGAGATGACCGAGCTGATCCGCAACCTCAGCCAGCGCATCGAGGCGCTGACGATCGAGATGCACGGCCGGGTGCTGCCGGGAGGGAAGTAG
- a CDS encoding lytic transglycosylase domain-containing protein — MRLRLFIVALIVALLGGGLGAAAWAWQLRSIARQTQFDQYIGPAALENNIDPLLIRAIIWRESRFQPRVRGLNRERGLMQLTPGVAAEWARVRQVDPVDPDALFDPKVNIEIGTWYFARMLKHWEGVENAEVFALAEYNAGRSNVLKWVDPAAPTDAAALHDRIGFPSTRRYVDAILVKYEAYQRNYFRPPWLLYWDRLTKKSDQPTLVGSAAKAL; from the coding sequence ATGCGCCTCCGCCTCTTCATCGTCGCCCTGATCGTCGCCCTCCTCGGGGGGGGCCTCGGCGCGGCGGCGTGGGCGTGGCAGCTCCGCTCGATCGCGCGGCAGACCCAGTTCGACCAATACATCGGCCCCGCGGCGCTGGAGAACAACATCGATCCGCTCCTCATCCGGGCGATCATCTGGCGGGAGAGCCGCTTCCAGCCCCGCGTCCGGGGACTGAACCGGGAGCGGGGCCTCATGCAGCTGACGCCCGGCGTGGCGGCGGAATGGGCCCGGGTCCGGCAGGTCGATCCGGTCGATCCCGACGCCCTCTTCGACCCGAAGGTGAACATCGAGATCGGGACGTGGTATTTCGCCCGGATGCTGAAGCACTGGGAGGGGGTCGAGAACGCCGAGGTCTTCGCCCTCGCCGAGTACAACGCGGGCCGGAGCAACGTGCTGAAGTGGGTCGACCCCGCCGCGCCGACCGACGCCGCCGCCCTCCACGACCGGATCGGCTTCCCCTCGACCCGCCGCTACGTCGACGCGATCCTGGTGAAGTACGAGGCCTACCAGCGGAACTATTTCCGCCCGCCGTGGCTCCTCTACTGGGACCGGCTGACGAAGAAGAGCGACCAGCCGACGCTCGTCGGCAGCGCGGCGAAGGCGCTCTAG